The Cyanobacterium stanieri LEGE 03274 sequence ATCAAGGAACTTTGCTTTGCTTCCCCTAAATTCTGTCTCGGTGCGATCGCCCCTATCGTAACATCTAATACCTAAAAACTTGACAACGATCGCCCTTAAATGATACCTTAAAAGTAGCAAACTAAGAATGATTCTTAAAAACAACAAAAGTTTGTTAAGATTTATTATAGAAGTAAACTACGGCAATAAAAAATAATATGGCTTACGAATTAGCACCTCTTCCTTACGACTACAGTGCCTTAGAGCCTTGTATCTCTAAAAGCACCTTAGAATTTCACCATGACAAACATCACGCAGCTTATGTAAGTAAGTATAACGATGCAGTCAAAGGCACCGAATTAGAATCTAAACCCATCGAAGAAGTAATCAAAACCATTGCTAATGACGCTAGTAAAGCCGGTGTATTCAACAATGCCGCCCAAGCATGGAATCATAGCTTCTACTGGCAATGTATGAAGCCCAACGGTGGTGGCACTCCCACAGGGGATTTAGCCACTAAAATCGACGCTGACTTCGGTAGTTTCGATAAATTTGTAGAAGCATTTAAAACCGCCGGTGCTACCCAATTCGGTAGCGGTTGGGCTTGGTTAGTATTAGACAACGGCACTTTAAAAGTGACCAAAACTGGCAACGCAGACAACCCCATCACCGCAGGGC is a genomic window containing:
- a CDS encoding superoxide dismutase, coding for MAYELAPLPYDYSALEPCISKSTLEFHHDKHHAAYVSKYNDAVKGTELESKPIEEVIKTIANDASKAGVFNNAAQAWNHSFYWQCMKPNGGGTPTGDLATKIDADFGSFDKFVEAFKTAGATQFGSGWAWLVLDNGTLKVTKTGNADNPITAGQTPLLTMDVWEHAYYLDYQNKRPAYIDDFLGKLVNWDFVAQNLANA